In Ailuropoda melanoleuca isolate Jingjing chromosome 11, ASM200744v2, whole genome shotgun sequence, a genomic segment contains:
- the SLC26A1 gene encoding sulfate anion transporter 1 produces the protein MDVSAEYVPQGGGPVLVRRRSPVPLGLREILKARLWQSCTCSTRRAWALLQGLLPATRWLRQYRPREALAGDVMSGLVIGIILVPQAIAYSLLAGLQPIYSLYTSFFANLIYFLMGTSRHVSVGIFSLLCLMVGQVVDRELLLAGFGPAQDGPGPRDNRSSTNASATIAGLRPQDCDQDCYAIRVATALTLVAGIYQVLMGILRLGFVSAYLSQPLLDGFAMGASVTILTSQLRHVLGVQIPRHQGPGMVVSTWLSLLRNAGQANLCDVVTSAACLAVLLAGKELSDRCRHRLKVPLPTELLVIVAATLVSHFGQLHQRFGSSVAGDIPTGFVAPRVPDPGLMRRVALDAVPLALVGSAFSISLAEMFARSHGYSVRPNQELLAVGCCNVLPAFFHCYVTSAALSKSLVKTATGCRTQLSSVVSASVVLLVLLALAPLFRDLQRCVLACVIVVSLRGALRKVRDVPQLWRLSPADALVWVATAATCALVSVEAGLLAGVLLSLLSLAGRTQRPRATLLAQIGDSGFYEDAAEFEGLVPEPGVRIFRFGGPLYYANKDFFLRSLYGLTGLDAGHAATRRKQRGLEARLTEGDPVEGVDPVTSTAALVPTAASFHAVVIDCAPLLFLDAAGVAALQDLRRDYGALGITLLLACCSPLVRDTLRRGGFLGEDRGDVAEEGQLFHSVHSAVQGARARHRALVATDSAL, from the exons ATGGACGTGTCCGCTGAGTACGTGCCCCAGGGCGGGGGGCCGGTGCTGGTCCGCCGGCGTTCCCCGGTGCCCCTGGGCCTGCGTGAGATTCTCAAAGCCAGGCTGTGGCAGAGCTGCACGTGCAGCACGCGGAGGGCCTGGGCGCTCCTGCAGGGTCTGCTGCCCGCCACACGCTGGCTGCGCCAGTACCGCCCGCGGGAGGCCCTGGCGGGCGACGTCATGTCCGGGCTGGTCATCGGCATCATCCTGGTACCCCAGGCCATCGCCTACTCCCTGCTGGCTGGACTGCAGCCCATCTACAGTCTGTACACGTCCTTCTTCGCGAACCTCATCTACTTTCTCATGGGCACCTCGCGCCACGTCTCCGTGGGCATCTTCAGCCTGCTCTGCCTCATGGTGGGCCAGGTGGTGGACCGCGAGCTGCTGCTGGCTGGCTTCGGCCCCGCCCAGGACGGCCCCGGGCCCAGGGACAACCGCAGCAGCACCAACGCCTCAGCCACCATCGCGGGGCTCAGGCCGCAGGACTGCGACCAGGACTGCTACGCTATCCGCGTCGCCACGGCCCTCACGCTGGTGGCTGGGATTTACCAG GTCCTCATGGGCATCCTCCGGCTGGGCTTCGTGTCCGCCTACCTCTCACAGCCGCTGCTCGATGGCTTTGCCATGGGGGCCTCGGTGACCATCTTGACCTCCCAGCTGAGGCACGTGCTAGGCGTGCAGATCCCACGACACCAAGGGCCAGGCATGGTGGTCAGCACGTGGCTGAGCCTGCTGCGTAACGCTGGGCAGGCCAACCTGTGCGACGTGGTCACCAGTGCCGCGTGCCTGGCTGTGCTGCTGGCTGGCAAGGAGCTCTCCGACCGCTGCCGGCACCGCCTGAAGGTGCCACTGCCCACGGAGCTACTGGTCATCGTGGCGGCCACGCTCGTGTCCCACTTCGGACAGCTCCACCAACGCTTTGGCTCTAGCGTGGCCGGTGACATCCCCACTGGTTTCGTGGCCCCCCGGGTGCCAGACCCTGGGCTGATGCGGCGTGTGGCGCTGGATGCCGTGCCCCTGGCCCTCGTGGGCTCGGccttctccatctctctggcAGAGATGTTCGCCCGGAGCCACGGCTACTCCGTGAGGCCCAACCAGGAGCTGCTGGCCGTGGGCTGCTGCAACGTGCTGCCTGCCTTTTTCCACTGCTACGTCACCAGCGCCGCCCTGTCCAAGAGCCTGGTGAAGACGGCCACCGGCTGCCGCACGCAGCTGTCCAGCGTGGTCAGCGCCTCCGTggtgctgctggtgctgctggcccTGGCGCCGCTGTTCCGGGACCTGCAGCGCTGTGTGCTGGCCTGTGTCATCGTCGTCAGCCTGCGGGGCGCCCTGCGCAAGGTGAGGGATGTCCCACAGCTGTGGCGGCTCAGCCCCGCAGACGCACTGGTCTGGGTGGCCACGGCAGCCACCTGTGCGCTGGTCAGCGTCGAGGCCGGGCTGCTGGCCGGCGTCCTCCTGTCTCTGCTCAGCCTGGCTGGCCGCACACAGCGTCCGCGAGCCACCCTGCTCGCTCAGATTGGGGACTCTGGCTTCTATGAGGACGCTGCGGAGTTTGAGGGCCTGGTCCCGGAGCCTGGGGTGCGGATATTCCGCTTTGGGGGGCCTCTCTACTACGCCAACAAGGACTTCTTCCTGCGGTCACTCTACGGCCTCACGGGGCTGGATGCAGGGCACGCGGCCACCAGAAGGAAGCAGCGGGGCCTGGAGGCGAGGCTCACTGAGGGAGACCCTGTTGAGGGCGTGGACCCAGTCACTAGCACGGCTGCACTGGTGCCCACGGCGGCCAGCTTCCACGCCGTGGTCATAGACTGTGCTCCACTGCTGTTCCTGGACGCAGCCGGTGTGGCCGCACTGCAGGACCTGCGCCGAGACTACGGGGCCCTGGGCATCACCCTGCTCCTGGCTTGCTGCAGCCCCTTGGTGAGGGACACCCTGAGGAGAGGCGGCTTCCTTGGGGAGGACCGGGGGGACGTGGCCGAGGAGGGGCAGCTCTTCCACAGTGTGCACAGCGCCGTGCAGGGGGCCCGAGCCCGCCACAGGGCGCTGGTAGCCACGGACTCCGCCCTCTAG
- the IDUA gene encoding alpha-L-iduronidase isoform X1, with amino-acid sequence MGSPSKRFTNFEDKQQVFEWKELVSLLARRYIGRYGLSHVSKWNFETWNEPDHHDFDNVSMTMQGFLNYYDACSEGLRAASPALRLGGPGDSFHPWPRSPLCWALLGHCHNGTNFFTGELGVRLDYISLHKKGAGSSIYILEQEKATVQQIQRLFPKFANTPIYNDEADPLVGWSLPQPWRADVTYAALVVKVIAQHQNLLVANTSSALRYGLLSNDNAFLSYHPHYFTQRTLTARFQVNTTRPPHVQLLRKPVLTAMALLALLDGEQLRAEVSQAGTVLDSNHTVGVLASAHSPAGPLDAWRATVLVYASDDTSAHANRSVALTLRLRGVSPAPGLVYVTLYLDNQLCSPHGEWQRLGRPVFPSAEEFRRMRAAEDPVAVAPRPFPDSGRLTLRPELRVPSLLLVHVCARPEKPPGQVTRLRALPLTRGQVLLVWSDEHVGSKCLWTYEIQFSADGGVYAPVSRKPSTFNLFVFSPDTAVTSGSYRVRAVDYWTRPGPFSNPVRYLEVPAP; translated from the exons ATGGGCAGCCCTTCCAAACGCTTCACCAACTTTGAAGACAAGCAGCAGGTGTTTGAGTGGAAGGAGCTGGTCTCCCTCTTGGCCAGGAGATACATTG GTAGGTATGGACTCTCACACGTTTCCAAGTGGAACTTTGAGACGTGGAATGAGCCAGACCACCACGACTTTGACAATGTGTCCATGACCATGCAAG GCTTCCTGAATTACTACGACGCCTGCTCCGAGGGTCTGCGGGCTGCCAGCCCCGCGCTGCGCCTAGGCGGCCCCGGGGACTCCTTCCACCCCTGGCCACGCTCCCCGCTGTGCTGGGCCCTCCTGGGGCACTGTCACAACGGCACCAACTTCTTCACGGGGGAGCTGGGCGTGCGGCTGGACTACATCTCCCTCCACAAGAAG GGCGCGGGCAGTTCCATCTACATCCTGGAGCAGGAAAAGGCGACCGTGCAGCAGATACAACGGCTCTTCCCCAAGTTTGCCAACACCCCCATTTACAACGACGAAGCGGACCCGCTGGTGGGCTGGTCCCTGCCGCAGCCTTGGCGAGCCGACGTGACCTACGCGGCCCTGGTGGTGAAG GTCATCGCCCAGCACCAGAACCTGCTGGTGGCCAACACCAGCTCCGCGCTGCGGTACGGGCTCCTGAGCAACGACAACGCCTTCCTGAGCTACCACCCGCATTACTTCACGCAGCGCACGCTCACCGCGCGCTTCCAGGTCAACACGACGCGGCCGCCGCACGTCCAGCTGCTGCGCAAGCCCGTGCTCACGGCCATGGCGTTGCTGGCCCTGCTGG aCGGCGAGCAGCTCCGCGCGGAGGTGTCGCAAGCCGGGACGGTGCTGGACAGCAACCACACGGTGGGCGTCCTAGCCAGCGCCCACAGCCCGGCAGGCCCCCTTGACGCCTGGCGCGCCACGGTGCTGGTCTACGCGAGTGACGACACAAGCGCCCATGCCAACCGCAGCGTCGCCTTGACCCTGCGCCTGCGCGGGGTGTCCCCAGCGCCGG GGCTCGTCTACGTCACGCTGTACCTGGACAACCAGCTCTGCAGCCCCCATGGCGAGTGGCAGCGCCTCGGCCGGCCGGTCTTCCCCTCCGCAGAGGAGTTCCGGCGCATGCGCGCAGCGGAG GATCCGGTGGCCGTGGCGCCACGCCCCTTCCCTGACAGTGGCCGTCTGACACTTCGCCCGGAGCTCCGGGTGCCCTCGCTCTTGCTCGTGCACGTGTGCGCACGCCCCGAGAAGCCACCAGGCCAG GTGACCCGGCTCCGTGCTCTGCCCTTGACCAGGGGGCAGGTGCTTTTGGTCTGGTCCGATGAGCATGTGGGCTCCAA GTGCCTGTGGACGTATGAGATCCAGTTCTCCGCGGATGGTGGCGTGTATGCCCCTGTCAGCAGGAAGCCGTCAACCTTTAACCTCTTCGTGTTCAGCCCAG ACACTGCCGTCACCTCTGGCTCCTACCGGGTTCGAGCAGTGGACTACTGGACCCGGCCAGGCCCCTTCTCGAATCCTGTGCGATACCTGGAGGTCCCTGCACCATGA
- the IDUA gene encoding alpha-L-iduronidase isoform X3 yields MGSPSKRFTNFEDKQQVFEWKELVSLLARRYIGRYGLSHVSKWNFETWNEPDHHDFDNVSMTMQGFLNYYDACSEGLRAASPALRLGGPGDSFHPWPRSPLCWALLGHCHNGTNFFTGELGVRLDYISLHKKGAGSSIYILEQEKATVQQIQRLFPKFANTPIYNDEADPLVGWSLPQPWRADVTYAALVVKRTLTARFQVNTTRPPHVQLLRKPVLTAMALLALLDGEQLRAEVSQAGTVLDSNHTVGVLASAHSPAGPLDAWRATVLVYASDDTSAHANRSVALTLRLRGVSPAPGLVYVTLYLDNQLCSPHGEWQRLGRPVFPSAEEFRRMRAAEDPVAVAPRPFPDSGRLTLRPELRVPSLLLVHVCARPEKPPGQVTRLRALPLTRGQVLLVWSDEHVGSKCLWTYEIQFSADGGVYAPVSRKPSTFNLFVFSPDTAVTSGSYRVRAVDYWTRPGPFSNPVRYLEVPAP; encoded by the exons ATGGGCAGCCCTTCCAAACGCTTCACCAACTTTGAAGACAAGCAGCAGGTGTTTGAGTGGAAGGAGCTGGTCTCCCTCTTGGCCAGGAGATACATTG GTAGGTATGGACTCTCACACGTTTCCAAGTGGAACTTTGAGACGTGGAATGAGCCAGACCACCACGACTTTGACAATGTGTCCATGACCATGCAAG GCTTCCTGAATTACTACGACGCCTGCTCCGAGGGTCTGCGGGCTGCCAGCCCCGCGCTGCGCCTAGGCGGCCCCGGGGACTCCTTCCACCCCTGGCCACGCTCCCCGCTGTGCTGGGCCCTCCTGGGGCACTGTCACAACGGCACCAACTTCTTCACGGGGGAGCTGGGCGTGCGGCTGGACTACATCTCCCTCCACAAGAAG GGCGCGGGCAGTTCCATCTACATCCTGGAGCAGGAAAAGGCGACCGTGCAGCAGATACAACGGCTCTTCCCCAAGTTTGCCAACACCCCCATTTACAACGACGAAGCGGACCCGCTGGTGGGCTGGTCCCTGCCGCAGCCTTGGCGAGCCGACGTGACCTACGCGGCCCTGGTGGTGAAG CGCACGCTCACCGCGCGCTTCCAGGTCAACACGACGCGGCCGCCGCACGTCCAGCTGCTGCGCAAGCCCGTGCTCACGGCCATGGCGTTGCTGGCCCTGCTGG aCGGCGAGCAGCTCCGCGCGGAGGTGTCGCAAGCCGGGACGGTGCTGGACAGCAACCACACGGTGGGCGTCCTAGCCAGCGCCCACAGCCCGGCAGGCCCCCTTGACGCCTGGCGCGCCACGGTGCTGGTCTACGCGAGTGACGACACAAGCGCCCATGCCAACCGCAGCGTCGCCTTGACCCTGCGCCTGCGCGGGGTGTCCCCAGCGCCGG GGCTCGTCTACGTCACGCTGTACCTGGACAACCAGCTCTGCAGCCCCCATGGCGAGTGGCAGCGCCTCGGCCGGCCGGTCTTCCCCTCCGCAGAGGAGTTCCGGCGCATGCGCGCAGCGGAG GATCCGGTGGCCGTGGCGCCACGCCCCTTCCCTGACAGTGGCCGTCTGACACTTCGCCCGGAGCTCCGGGTGCCCTCGCTCTTGCTCGTGCACGTGTGCGCACGCCCCGAGAAGCCACCAGGCCAG GTGACCCGGCTCCGTGCTCTGCCCTTGACCAGGGGGCAGGTGCTTTTGGTCTGGTCCGATGAGCATGTGGGCTCCAA GTGCCTGTGGACGTATGAGATCCAGTTCTCCGCGGATGGTGGCGTGTATGCCCCTGTCAGCAGGAAGCCGTCAACCTTTAACCTCTTCGTGTTCAGCCCAG ACACTGCCGTCACCTCTGGCTCCTACCGGGTTCGAGCAGTGGACTACTGGACCCGGCCAGGCCCCTTCTCGAATCCTGTGCGATACCTGGAGGTCCCTGCACCATGA
- the IDUA gene encoding alpha-L-iduronidase isoform X2, giving the protein MGSPSKRFTNFEDKQQVFEWKELVSLLARRYIGFLNYYDACSEGLRAASPALRLGGPGDSFHPWPRSPLCWALLGHCHNGTNFFTGELGVRLDYISLHKKGAGSSIYILEQEKATVQQIQRLFPKFANTPIYNDEADPLVGWSLPQPWRADVTYAALVVKVIAQHQNLLVANTSSALRYGLLSNDNAFLSYHPHYFTQRTLTARFQVNTTRPPHVQLLRKPVLTAMALLALLDGEQLRAEVSQAGTVLDSNHTVGVLASAHSPAGPLDAWRATVLVYASDDTSAHANRSVALTLRLRGVSPAPGLVYVTLYLDNQLCSPHGEWQRLGRPVFPSAEEFRRMRAAEDPVAVAPRPFPDSGRLTLRPELRVPSLLLVHVCARPEKPPGQVTRLRALPLTRGQVLLVWSDEHVGSKCLWTYEIQFSADGGVYAPVSRKPSTFNLFVFSPDTAVTSGSYRVRAVDYWTRPGPFSNPVRYLEVPAP; this is encoded by the exons ATGGGCAGCCCTTCCAAACGCTTCACCAACTTTGAAGACAAGCAGCAGGTGTTTGAGTGGAAGGAGCTGGTCTCCCTCTTGGCCAGGAGATACATTG GCTTCCTGAATTACTACGACGCCTGCTCCGAGGGTCTGCGGGCTGCCAGCCCCGCGCTGCGCCTAGGCGGCCCCGGGGACTCCTTCCACCCCTGGCCACGCTCCCCGCTGTGCTGGGCCCTCCTGGGGCACTGTCACAACGGCACCAACTTCTTCACGGGGGAGCTGGGCGTGCGGCTGGACTACATCTCCCTCCACAAGAAG GGCGCGGGCAGTTCCATCTACATCCTGGAGCAGGAAAAGGCGACCGTGCAGCAGATACAACGGCTCTTCCCCAAGTTTGCCAACACCCCCATTTACAACGACGAAGCGGACCCGCTGGTGGGCTGGTCCCTGCCGCAGCCTTGGCGAGCCGACGTGACCTACGCGGCCCTGGTGGTGAAG GTCATCGCCCAGCACCAGAACCTGCTGGTGGCCAACACCAGCTCCGCGCTGCGGTACGGGCTCCTGAGCAACGACAACGCCTTCCTGAGCTACCACCCGCATTACTTCACGCAGCGCACGCTCACCGCGCGCTTCCAGGTCAACACGACGCGGCCGCCGCACGTCCAGCTGCTGCGCAAGCCCGTGCTCACGGCCATGGCGTTGCTGGCCCTGCTGG aCGGCGAGCAGCTCCGCGCGGAGGTGTCGCAAGCCGGGACGGTGCTGGACAGCAACCACACGGTGGGCGTCCTAGCCAGCGCCCACAGCCCGGCAGGCCCCCTTGACGCCTGGCGCGCCACGGTGCTGGTCTACGCGAGTGACGACACAAGCGCCCATGCCAACCGCAGCGTCGCCTTGACCCTGCGCCTGCGCGGGGTGTCCCCAGCGCCGG GGCTCGTCTACGTCACGCTGTACCTGGACAACCAGCTCTGCAGCCCCCATGGCGAGTGGCAGCGCCTCGGCCGGCCGGTCTTCCCCTCCGCAGAGGAGTTCCGGCGCATGCGCGCAGCGGAG GATCCGGTGGCCGTGGCGCCACGCCCCTTCCCTGACAGTGGCCGTCTGACACTTCGCCCGGAGCTCCGGGTGCCCTCGCTCTTGCTCGTGCACGTGTGCGCACGCCCCGAGAAGCCACCAGGCCAG GTGACCCGGCTCCGTGCTCTGCCCTTGACCAGGGGGCAGGTGCTTTTGGTCTGGTCCGATGAGCATGTGGGCTCCAA GTGCCTGTGGACGTATGAGATCCAGTTCTCCGCGGATGGTGGCGTGTATGCCCCTGTCAGCAGGAAGCCGTCAACCTTTAACCTCTTCGTGTTCAGCCCAG ACACTGCCGTCACCTCTGGCTCCTACCGGGTTCGAGCAGTGGACTACTGGACCCGGCCAGGCCCCTTCTCGAATCCTGTGCGATACCTGGAGGTCCCTGCACCATGA